Within the Trichocoleus desertorum ATA4-8-CV12 genome, the region CCTTAAATACGGATTGGGAAACTGTGCTGAAGTCGGTGGGGCTAGAGACTGTCGCCAAGGCTCCTTTGGTGCAGTGTTGCTCTCAAACCAATTCTCCAGCAACCGATTCTCGTTCTACCAGTCCCACTCCTCGTTCCCGAACTTCTGCTCCCAATAGCACGCGCTAGGACTTGCTAAAAATCCCTTGAGGCAACCCTAGTAACAGTTTGGAGGAATTTAGGCGATCGCGAACTTTCCCATCCTTACTATTGGGCCGCCTTCACAATGGTTGGCAACCCTTGGTAAAGCTCCCCCGTCAAGGTCGAATGACCACACTAAAATAGACTGCTTCGTCTTGGGCATTCTGGCCGCGATCGCTGAGATCCAGTAGAGGAAAAGCATAATCTAGCCGGATGTTTAAACCCGCAACGGGTCGCCACAGGAGTCCTACGCCTGCTCCAGCCAAGAACCGCTCATTGTTAATTTCGTTGGGGTTTCTGGCCTCATTCCACACAGCGCCTAGGTCAAAGAATGGGGCGAGTTGCAGAGTGGGGACTCCTGCTTCATTGCGCTGCAAAGCAATCCGATCTTCGAGCGAAAAGCGGACACCGTTATCTCCAGAGCGGGCATTTTGCCGGAAACCACGCACTGATTGGCCCCCACCAATCACAAACTGCTGCGACGGCAAGAGACTGTCGGGTGTGAGCTGTAAGTCTAACTGAGCAATCAGCAAATTATCCGTACCCAGTACCTGAACGCGCTGAGCCTGCCCTAACCAACTAAAGAAACGCCCATCGGGAATTGGATCAGGATTGGTGGTGGCATCAAAAACATCCACTCCAACATTAAACTGCGATCGCAAGGCCCAAGCTCCGCCCGGATCACGCTTGACATAATCTTGACCAAACTTGATCACGCTGGTACGGCTAATGCCATTCGGCCCCGTGCCGAGCACAAAGGGGTTGGGAATATTGTCAAACAGGAAAGTCTGCCCATCTTGGAAGGTAAAGCCCAGAGAGAGCGCTAATTCTTCACGGGGCGATCGCACCAAAGGCTGACGGTAGCTAATCTCATATAACTCAGAACTGCCGCGAATGCCTAGGGCCGAAAACTGGGGGTCAGTAATTTTGTAGTCGTTCGGAGCGGCTCGTAATTGAATCGTGCCATTCATGGCGTTGATCGGGACTCGGTAACTGAAGTCGTACAACTCAGCACCACCCGTTGTAGAAACGTAGTAAGCACCTGCGAGTTGATCGCCGAGCCCGGTTAAGTTGCGATGCACAGCACTCACCCCTAGCCGCTCAGAGCCGACGCTGGGCGGTGAATAGTTATCAGCACTCAAGTAAAAATCAAACGGATTCGCTTCTGTAACCCGGACAGTTAAGATACTTTGGCCGAGTTGCTCTCCCGCGCGTAAATTCGCCTCAACGTTTTGAAACAAAGGGTCAATTTTGAGCAGGCGCAGCTGGTCTTCCAGAGCATCTTTCTTCAGCGGCGTTTTTGCCCCCAACTGAATGCGATCGCGAATGTAACTCGTGTTAACCCGACGATTTCCTTCTACGTCAATGCGTTCCAAACTGCCTTCAATCACGCGAATCCTAACGACGCCATCCGTAATCGTTTGATCCACCAAGACAGCGCGGGAAGTGATATAGCCTTGGTTGAGATAGAGCTGCGTAATGGCATCGGCCACAGTCCGCAGTTGCTCCAAGGTCAAAGAACGACCTTCATAGGGCTGCACGATCGGGTCTAGTTCCTCTGGCCCCAAAATCGTGCTGCCAATCACTTCAATGCTTTTGACAGGAATGGTGACATCCGGTTGTGCAGGCGACGCTTCTGGGGTAGGTGTGGGTAAGATTGGCGGTTCTTTTTCGGTCGGGGTGGGAAGTGGCAGAGTCGGCGGGGGTTGCAGGAAGCGGTCTTGGTTGGGGTCGAGTTGCGGATTAGCAACAGGCGGAATAGGCACACTTTGAGCAACCAGGTTGCCTAGCTCCCCTAGCACTGGAGCTGGAGGGATAGGACTAGCCCAAGCAGAAGTGCTGTTGAGCGGCATCGGTATTAAGGTCGTGGCTAACAGCCCCACAGCTTTTGCTCTGAGTCCCCCTGGGAGCCAGAGAAACTGCCAAAAATCTGTTCTCACGCTCCATCCCACTTGCTGCTTCCGCACAATTTGTTGCCCTCTATAAATCTACGGCTCAAGTTTCGACGCTAGGTATAAGCAGGACTAGCTAGAAGATTGTACGTCAAGTACCTCCGGTCTTAAATTCTGAACCAGAGATTTGTAAGTAAGAGTCTACAATTGTGGCAACCCTAGCTCCTTATGGGCCCTTCCTGCTGTGTTTCCTAGCGTAGCTCTGAGCCTACAGGATGCCACTGCTGAATTGATCCACAAGAGTTTTCTTATGACTCAGGTTAATGTTTACAAAACTTTTATCGCTGTTGGGTTAACGATAGGTTTGTCATGCTGGGTGGAAAGCAGTTTTCAGCCAGTCTCGGCAATGCAGTTTAGAGGCACCAGTCGCAAACTGCCAGGTCGGCGAGTGGGAGCAGGGACTAGAGCGTTTTTGCCACCTTCGCTGGAGGCTCCTAGGGTACGAGGGCCTGCACCAGCCGCCCCACCCAGCCCCAAAATTCCAGGTCGGCGACAGGGAGCAGGTTCACGGGGAAACGGCTTAATCGAGTGCCTGCCCACTAGCTCTGGCCCCTTAGTGGCCTTGTCACCCGATACCAATTTAGGATTGACGACCGCAGCCTATCCTCGATTTTTCTGGGCTCTGCCGTCAACCAATGCGCCTCTGGTGGAGTTTACCCTGTATGACGTAGATGCCAAGCAAGCCAACCGCAACCTAATTTACAAAACCACGTTTAGCATCACAGGTGAGGCGGGAATTGCTAGCTTATCCTTGCCAACCGATGTGAATTTGCCTCCGTTAAAACTTGGCCAAGATTATCGCTGGTCTGTGGCCCTCATTTGCAATCCTGCCGATCGCTCGCAAGACATAATAGTCGATGGTTGGGTGCAACGAGTCGTCCCCAGCTCAACCGTTGCTCAACAGCTAAAGCACGCCACTCCTCGCGATCGCCCTGCGATCTACGCCCAAAATGGACTTTGG harbors:
- a CDS encoding ShlB/FhaC/HecB family hemolysin secretion/activation protein, with the translated sequence MPLNSTSAWASPIPPAPVLGELGNLVAQSVPIPPVANPQLDPNQDRFLQPPPTLPLPTPTEKEPPILPTPTPEASPAQPDVTIPVKSIEVIGSTILGPEELDPIVQPYEGRSLTLEQLRTVADAITQLYLNQGYITSRAVLVDQTITDGVVRIRVIEGSLERIDVEGNRRVNTSYIRDRIQLGAKTPLKKDALEDQLRLLKIDPLFQNVEANLRAGEQLGQSILTVRVTEANPFDFYLSADNYSPPSVGSERLGVSAVHRNLTGLGDQLAGAYYVSTTGGAELYDFSYRVPINAMNGTIQLRAAPNDYKITDPQFSALGIRGSSELYEISYRQPLVRSPREELALSLGFTFQDGQTFLFDNIPNPFVLGTGPNGISRTSVIKFGQDYVKRDPGGAWALRSQFNVGVDVFDATTNPDPIPDGRFFSWLGQAQRVQVLGTDNLLIAQLDLQLTPDSLLPSQQFVIGGGQSVRGFRQNARSGDNGVRFSLEDRIALQRNEAGVPTLQLAPFFDLGAVWNEARNPNEINNERFLAGAGVGLLWRPVAGLNIRLDYAFPLLDLSDRGQNAQDEAVYFSVVIRP
- a CDS encoding DUF928 domain-containing protein, with the protein product MTQVNVYKTFIAVGLTIGLSCWVESSFQPVSAMQFRGTSRKLPGRRVGAGTRAFLPPSLEAPRVRGPAPAAPPSPKIPGRRQGAGSRGNGLIECLPTSSGPLVALSPDTNLGLTTAAYPRFFWALPSTNAPLVEFTLYDVDAKQANRNLIYKTTFSITGEAGIASLSLPTDVNLPPLKLGQDYRWSVALICNPADRSQDIIVDGWVQRVVPSSTVAQQLKHATPRDRPAIYAQNGLWFDTVETLLDQRCARPQDANLAASWAELMKSVNLEAIVNQPAVCLKDEG